The Salvelinus sp. IW2-2015 unplaced genomic scaffold, ASM291031v2 Un_scaffold1445, whole genome shotgun sequence DNA segment aaaacattcacgtagtttagcatctgcttcatctgaccacttttttattgaccgattcactggtgcttcctgctttaatttttgcttgtaagcaggaatcagaatgATAGAATAATGGTcgaatttgccaaatggagggcgagggagagctttgtacgtgtctctgtgtatggagtaaaggtggtctagagttgtttttccctctggttgcacatgtaacatgctgatagaaataaggtaaaactgatttaagtttcaaTGCAATAATGTCCCCAGACCCTAAGAgggccgcctctggatgagcattttcctgtttgcttatggtggtatacagctcattgagtgcggttttagtgccagcatcggtctgtggtggtatgtagacagctaagAAAAATGGATATAAAAACTCTCCTGGTAGATAGTGTTGTCTTCAGATTAGCCACTCCtcacctgatcctcacaaggcaccccgatatCCTTCcgcgtctctttctcctgcaaagGACGGGGGTGAGGGTGTCTAAGTGAGtgtcagagatagtcagaatatgaatgtcatctgttacaagcaagttattgactccATTAACCCCTTTTCATAGGCTACATATGTTAGTATGGgctatttttaacacttttttgggttgcttgattgtttttaatccTTTACTGgaaagcttatcagaagtagacttgctcatgttatttatattgaaGATGAttgtgagctgcacacagtggacttcctaatagggcacaccgcctcagtgctaacagtataactctggttaaTAAGCACATggttactgcatacaatagctgtaggatcaacagaggtaTTCAGGGCAGTTAGGGGGACTTAtattaagttacttacattgtgtctgccaacgcccatgggaaaatgtacatttgatgcagcattatggcAACTCagcgtcacaatggtagggattacaTGTACTGGTCTTgcgtcattgataagtcattatctcaacgcagccttgaaatgcatggacagagtccaggaaCCAAGATGATTTGgctggactccgtcattcctatagagtatcttctgtttccagaaggtgtcaaagttatctataatagtgattccaacagagctacagtaatcttttagccaggcttgtaatgccagtagcctgctgaatctttcacaccgtGGCCCAACAATGGTACCGGAGCTGAAACGATTGGCCGCTTTTTGGAATCTTTCAGTGCtagaatcagttctttaaaatcaattttcagaAGTTCCGATCTAGCCCTCCTGAtatcgtttgaccccacatgaaTTACGACAGCGTCAACTCCCGGCATCTGTCGTAAAACGGTTGAAAGCAGCCTTTTAATGTCCTGTATTcatgctcctgggtagcacaggttTTTGCCCCAGGAACCAAGATGTTTCTTACAAAAGAGCTGCCGATGACGGTCCGGCCATTCTTTCGGCTCGAGTGGTTTCGCAAGCCCCTCAACGACCGAAGGACAGTGGGGCCCGATCGACCCGAGCCGGCTGTAGTATCCATCGTGGATGatgaatgggccggtctctcaggcagaCTTACGGACTTATGAGTGTGGTTGCTCTGAGGATCTGAGCATGAGGAAGAAGCCaccaaagagggagagagaacagaggacgaAGGCGCCGGTACCTCCGTAACCGATCTCGAATCGGAAGCCCCTAGGGAAGAATGCAtcggaacctctggatccagggtgGCAAAGTCGTTTCTGGTCTGTGTCCGGTCCCGGTCCGGGCTTCTTACTAGCTCTGTTCTCTAGGGAGGGAGGAGACCCCTTCGGGGAGGGATCCCTGGAGAGTACtggccagtcggctgtggagagccgatACGGCGGCGGCATGTCCACCAGACCAGAGTGGCGTCCAGCTGCTGGGGTAGAAGAAAAGGAAAAGTAGGTGGGATTGGATTACCCAGTAGCTTGTGTAGGTTCATTACTTGTTTGCTTAGAGTTGCCACTTTGCCCCTATTGTCCTCTGCAAGCAAACAGTTGCAACATTTAATGTCCGGGCGGGCCACATTCTCCCTGAATAAAGCAAAATAAACACAGTTCCTGCAGTGTTGATAACATTCAATATCAACCTCCATTTCAGACTGCCgagccagctaggctagctgggtTTCCGTGTCTCACCCTTTTACATGGAATCTGGCAGGATCCCGGGACAGATATTAGCATTCACAGCAACTGAGCCCAACTGAGCCGCGGGATCCAAAATGAAAaagtatatcaaatcaaaatttacaaggaaacactgtcacaactttacaaaaacaataaaccgaggTCTCTCGTTCAGCAACATACGTCACGCTCAGATGACGTGAGTATGACcaggagttggtgtgtgtgtgtgtgcatacatttgcGTGTGTGCTTTTGTAAAAGGAATTAAGGGATTATTTTTCTGTTGATAACCTTGGAAATTATTAATGGAGAAGAACATGTGACATTATGTTACGTGGTCAACCTTtgcagaggcgtcatgcccatagaAGGTATAGGGGCACGTGCCCCCCTTAGATtatatcaataaaaaaatatatataaagctcAAGAGTTATGCTtagatttacaaaaaaaaatgacatgattattattattattaagcatATTGGTTATGGttttagattgcaggaaaaagcagTACTCAcctactttgtgccccctcagatatTTTGGGTGCATGAGGCCCCTGAACCTTTGTACACTTAACACAAGCCCTGCCAAACACAGTGCAGACTACTTTTTGACAAGGGAATTTTCACTGTGTATGTACTTGTATTTGGATCTGGTACGAAACTTTTTGTGACAGGTAAGATATTCATTCCTTTGATTTTCAGCAGATAAACAAAGCAGTAGTCAATCGAAATTAATCTATATGTCTAATCAGTTTCCAAAATAATTGAGAAAACATCCTGCAGCATTGCTCCACAAATATGCATTATTCATTATCAACTCATGTtcgaaaataaaaacaaatattatgaATTTGAAAGCCTGTTATTAGCCTGTAGAATTGATCATTCTGATTTTCAATGATGCCATATGAACAATTTACAGTATATTGCATGTCCTTACGATTAGAGATATACACCCTCAGTTAAATTTGTGAAAGAAATGTAAAGTAATTTGATATGGGGTAAGAATGTTGAACTGTTTAGTAATCTTATGATTTAAATGATATTGAAAGTTTAATTTACATTATATAGAAATAAGATATTCCAGAAAGGATattttttatgaaaaaaaaaatctagttcATTTATTTATGTATGTAATTAATTGTTTACTTGAATATAGACAGTTAAAGCTTGATATAAAACAAATGCTGTGGGACATCATGATTCAACAGACTACCTCTGAAGTCTGGCAACTTGTGTGTGATGTCCCTTTAAAGAAGACTGTAAATGTTATTGTTTCTCTTGAAAATCAGACAATAGTGTACAAAAACCCAAAGTGACAGTCTACCCAGCGTCCAACCCTGAGCCAAATAGGAAAACCACCCTGCTATGTCTGGCGAGAGACATGTTTCCAGACTTGGTCAAGATTTCATGGAAGATGGTGGATGAAAATGGCCGAACAGTAAGGGTACCCAAAGCAGAGAGGGAAGAGCtggagcagagggaggaaggaCGGACGACCAGTATGATCATCATTGATAAAGACAAGACATACAGGAACAAATACATATGTTCTGTGGAGCATGAAGGGGGCCCTCAAGATGTTGACATACCAGAAGGTAAAGacaatcattgaaattgttttaCATTAGTACGTATTATTCATGTGATGTGTATTAATGTATATGTTTATATGAGTAGGCAGTCATGTAATCTGAAAATGGAATATTACCTTTTCAAAGTAAAAAAGAAACGCCTATCCTACACAAACATTGGACTGACACTTGGTAATTGCACAGGAATGTTGTCTAGTTAGTTTCGCAAGTTTAAACAAATCTTGTTTTTTTGCGTAACTATTAGTCTATCCCTGACAGTCGCCTACATAATGCTctgaaaaaagtattatttaatatGACCTTTTTACATCTCGTTCTCAGAGGAACCAACTGAAGCTTCTCCAACCCCCATGGCTGCACCAACCACTTTGCAGGTTACCTATGGTAAGATTTATGTGTATTTACTTCATGCAGGGTtggggttaaataaaaaaatcttgtaatatttatttatttagcatttTTTTATGGAATCATGTGTGCATTCGTCTAAAAATGGCATATCACCGTttcaaagtaaaaaaagaaagtaCATAACAATTGGACTCACACTTGTTAATTGCATAGGAATGGTGTGTATCTAGTTGGTTTCATAAGTAAACAAATAACCTTTATTTGCATAGGCTAACTATTACCCCCAatgcaatctccaaagaaaaCAGCATAACTTGCCATAACTGTAGCAACATAGATATGGCATGGCTGGGAAGTTTTTTATTATCTGACAGTAGATAATGCactgttttcttttctttaatATGATATTTTTCCATCTCATTCTCAGATGAACCAACTGAAGCTCCTCAAACCACCATAGCTTCACCAACCACTCGGCAGGTTACCAACGGTAAATATTTAAGTGTATTTCATGCCGTTTTGGGGTCTATTCAAATAATTAAAaggtggaaaaaaatatataaattaacaGATTTTGATATGGTGAAGTTGCATTATTCAGGAGTGTAATATGGTTAGATGAGAAGTTGTTGAAAAGTGTGAAAAAAGTGATATTTATGGTAAATTTGAGGTGTGGAGCAAGAATGATGCTTTGCATGGCCACATCCAAAGGTAAGGGGAGAATTTTTTGTAAAGAGAAACATTTTGAATCTCGTGACCTGCGGAGAGATGACACTGTCTAATGAATCTAAAAACGTTGAAAGATCCAAGTTTTGTGAGATCGCATTCACgataaacgctgcatatgtcagcttAATTGTAAATAGCCGACAAAGTGCAATCAGATCGATTCAATCCTTTGGCGggttaaaatcaaatcaatttgtcacaggcgccgaatacaacagaccttacagtgaaattcttacttacaagcccttaatcaacaatgcagttaagaaaaaatacctaaaaagataagaaataaaagtaacaaataattaaagagcagcagtaaaatcacaatagcaaggctatatacagggggtaccgggacagagtcaatgtgcgggggcaccggttagttgagataAATGAGGTATAGGCATAgcggcttttaaaggcaatgttctggTGATCGCAGAGATATCATTCATGGTAAATGTTGCATATGTTCGGCTTGTTCGGAAATGCTTTTAAAAACCGCATTGCTTATAACCCATGATAAGATTGAATCTTGTCCTTActcttaaaaaaatgtatgatcaATAAATACAAAAGTAATAGGACCCAGCAatgaaaaaagagaagagaaaaaaagaaacaagatgacaaaaaacaacagaaaactggACTATATTAAAATATAATCACTGGCTAATTTCCCTGCCTTACTCTTTTCTTTCCCCCAGATTCCGTCAAGTCCATATGCAGTCTGAACTTGGCCTCTGTGGTTTACACAGTGATGATAGTGAAGAGCATGGTGTACTGCTGTgggctctctctcctgctgcacAACAGGAACATGGGATGTAGACCCAAAACCTGTAGACACATCCATTGAAAGGATTACCCTATATATTGTGTTTGCCTCCTTAAAATGAATATCACATAATATTTACTTTTGATGATTGTGGGAGCCACCCACTGCAGACACTTGAATACGGTTCAGTTAAGGAGAGCAAATCTTGATGGTAGAAATATGATTGAAATATTGACAGTTTTATTAAAGTTGCCTTGCTATATGTCATAGCGTCAAATTACTTTTTTACAAAATCTGTATTAGATTTTTACAAAAAGATTTACCTAATTATCATATGTATTTCTTTAAATATGTCGTTATTAATTATATATACCTTTGAGTTCTAAATATGTATCATTATGCAAAATAATATTTTGTAACTTGTCGTGTGTAATGAAGTGTATTTTTTCTCAAGTAATTAGAGTTAGTTTTCTGACAGTATTTCATATCTTCATTCAATTGTTTCATTCATTTACCATGAATAATTGGAAATCTAGCTTTTTTTTGCTTTAAACTAAATGATGAGTGCTTATTGAGCAAACAAATTGATGATTTTTTACATTGATACAatgctgttgttttttatttttttacattgataCATACAGCTTGTATGAAAAGTGACATTTTCCTTGTGTAACACAGCCTTTGTAGTGAGCAAAGTTTCTCAAAATAACCATATTCTTTCAGACGGGGATGGGTTTAATTATTGCTGCCTTCATGAAAGAAAAGTTAAAACGAACATGGTTCTGCAATGTATTGTATAGCCTACATTTTGTACAGTTCCGTGCTCTTTTGAATGAGGAAACTGTCACCATAATAAAAAATGAAGGTTTCTTAAAACCCCCAAAACATTTTATTCATTATAAGATCATCTTTTCTTATTTtagaaaattatatatttttggatCACATCAGAAGCGGAAACAATAAGGTCATAAGATCCCTTATTCTCTGTTTTCAACCTGTTTGCTTAAATTTGCATGTTCTGACACAGGTGTTGAGCCTTTAGACTCAATACCGGTGGGAAAAAGTGGTTGATATGTTTCTTTGGTTTATTAATGAAAGGTGAAATGGTAGTTACTGGAAACAAGATACAGCTGCATAACCGAAACAACATATAGTTGCTTAACCCCAGCTCAAGCGTGTGATGGGTTTTTGGTTAGTCAAATTTGCTGGATGTTTCATTTATCTGTGTGTTCGGGTATTGCCATCAAATTTTTGAATATGACAGTGATGGGCAGAAAAGACGATTCCAAAAAGTTAGCCTATGGTTCTTGCATTTGTAGAGTTGTAGGCCTATGACAAAACAACCTCTTCATAATTCTGTTTATGTGTACTTTTTACCTTAACAACAAAATTATTTTCCCAACACTATTTCCTTTGTGTAAATTTTGAGAAATGTTTAGATATATTCATATTAAGTTAGATCTATAGTTAGATCTACACTCTATACTAAACCTAAACATAAATAATTCACTTGTTTAGAGAGAACATTTTAAAGAATTTTTTTGTAAAGTAGTAATATGTTGGATGAGTGTGTTGGGGGCAACTCGCCCCCCCCAGACTAGGTCCCCTTTAATGGTTATGAATGTTTTTCTACCTGTCATTTGGACAATGACTAGCCCAGTTAGTGCTAGTTTATggtaacttgctagctagcaacttcactagcagtaaatgctagcaggctagctaactagcataaGCTGCTAGGAGTACTAGCTAGCACCATTACTATCAGATCGTctgaggtaaaatacatttttaaaaagataaCGTAACTTAATTTCAGTTGTAAATGTTTCCACTAGTGACTGATAGCTTTACAGTTAATGCACCTTTATTGCCTTTTCGCTATTTTACAAAGCATTTTATGTCATATAGCTAGATAACTATCTACGTTTTTAAGAGAGAGCTTTTCAAATGGCATCTCTTCTCCTGTTTTCAGTCACAGTTGGGGACTGGATTACGTGTGAGCAGTGCAGGAGGTGGGCTAATGAGTTGTGCTCCAATTTCACTGGGGATAGCTTTATTTGTGACCTACAGGTACAAATTACAATTGTGCAATAGCAGAGCATAAGAGAGTTGCCACATCAATGTTATACTGACTTAATTAGTTAAACTGTTGATATTAAATGTTATTTTCCAATGttatttaatgttattatttatatgtaattttaaagactgctgggatttaaaatcgtgcattttttaaatcatattcagtgcaattgtacataatggattgtatggaaaggaacaacaaagaaagaacaaataaaatgtatgtgcAGGTGAGTGAAAAAGAGGGACAGTTACCCCAGTACTTAAAAACCCCACAGTTTTCCAAAAACAACATTCATGAAATGAAACTGTAGCCATTTATTTCcatttatagtttattcgcctaaCCATAACATTCATCCACATACAATGTTTTTCCCAACATTGCTTAGACATTGTTCTTAGCAGGGGCTACTTACCCCCTAGTACACTATAATTCGTTTTTAACAGGAAATGTGTATGATTATCACAATAAGTAGCCTAGTAAATACAGTAGAGGTATTTTAAGTTAGTTTCCATGTTATTATCATGTTATTACCCATTTATTTTGTgctgtaatgtaaagtgttacccaaatgCCTTTTCTTTTCTCTACACTTCCAAAGAAGGCCCTTTAACAATATGGTCAactgttacattttatttaaagccAATGAAATACCCACAACAACTATATATAATtctataaaataaatgaataataccATTTTCACTTTCATCCAAAAAACAGAATACTAAGACGAGTAAAACCAATAATAAATTCATACAAAGCTAGTCTACAGAATTACAACATTGAATTAACAAGAAATGTACTTCTTGTTAAAATGTGGTAGGTAACTGTTACTtcctaaacacacacaggcttgccactgaaaaataacTTGGTGTCTTAAACGGGTGAACCTTATTATTTTACTGTGTTGAATAAGATAGGAGAATACTCTGTTATCAATGTAAAACAAAAAGGCTGGGATATGGTCTCATTGTGCTTTGTCAGCTACAGTATTGACAGTTTGTTAGCTACATGCAACAGGATGTTTTATGTTGTTTGATCAGTGACACATATAAGTTTCCAGTGAAGTGGGTGACCTAATCTAATTTCTAACTGATTGATTATTGtgtaaacaatctctgacaatcTCCAATTCAACCTTTGATGCTAGTTCACAAATCACAGTAGCGTGTTACTATATTAGCCTTGTTTATGTCAAAGATAGATATTTGAAACGGCCATACTGTAGGTGTATTGTTCTTTGCTCAGATCAGTACGTCATTAGTTATAGCCGTAGTGAACTATAAACCTTAAATGGTATAttaaaatgctgtaaattaataGTAACATAACATCAGTGATAGCAGATAATCTAGCCAAAATCAATGGTCCCGATTCATAAGATGGAAAATCAGATCCAATCAAGCTTTATTTGCAtagcacattttagacatggatgcaacgcaatgtgcttcagagaaaataaaaaaaactcttgGCAGTGACCAGCCATTTTCGTATTATCCATGCTGATCAAAGCTTAGTCTTCTAGCTGTAATTATTGAATGCACCACTACCAAATCTTATGAAGCTACCTGTAGCTGTCTGCAAAAACGAACAACCTTTTCCCCTCTCTGTATGCTAATGAATATACTATTTGTTATGTTTATTGGGAAACAAAATTGGGGTGGGGCGGCAAGTTCTATCTGGGGGATCCATGCCCGGCATTGCAACCCCGTAGAGCTGTTTTGCACATTCTTTACCCACATGCTATGAGGCTTTTAACATGAACACCTAGTTGACATTCATCACGATGTGCTGCtttagtgtctgtgtgttcttgtgtgttttttggtgtaTTTATTGTGATGTATTATTGGCTGGTGCAATCCAATTTCCCCTTTGAGGGATTTATAGTACTATCTTATCTTATTTAATAATGCATTATTGGGTTTTACTGTCATCCATAGCGGTCTTTTACATTTAGTGGTCATTTCTCCAGGTTCTCCCCAGCTAGTTATCTAATAGTGTTGGGAAAATCATTCTTGGTTTATCCCAGATTGCCCTTTACAGGATAAAGCATGCATTCTTAGTTATCTATTAATTAGTTGTCATCTTTCATTAGTGCTGTAGTAATCATGAAGCATCAGGTTAGGCAATATTTTAGGAGTGTACTACATTTTAGGATAGCAGTGTGTTGTTATTTGCTCAGATCACCTCGTCATTACTTATAACTTTGGAGAACTATAAACCTTAAATGGTATAGAAAAACGTTAATAACAGAAAATTAGTGATAGCAGATCATCAGGTCAAAACCAACG contains these protein-coding regions:
- the LOC112070870 gene encoding immunoglobulin lambda-1 light chain-like, with amino-acid sequence MSLGFVVLLYSLYLMSVAGQKLDQEISWTRTQGQAVSFSCEYNDQCGTYVFWYQKKDGEPFTLILDIKKGNCAVDARYNHPQKDDFSSVRNNRCDLKIQLVKVSHSATYYCACYRSAYFVFGSGTKLFVTDNSVQKPKVTVYPASNPEPNRKTTLLCLARDMFPDLVKISWKMVDENGRTVRVPKAEREELEQREEGRTTSMIIIDKDKTYRNKYICSVEHEGGPQDVDIPEEEPTEASPTPMAAPTTLQVTYDEPTEAPQTTIASPTTRQVTNDSVKSICSLNLASVVYTVMIVKSMVYCCGLSLLLHNRNMGCRPKTCRHIH